The nucleotide window CGCCCCGATCGGCGAGGTCTCCTGGGTGGAGATCGACAACCACGACGACCTCGAGCGGGCCCGGGAGATCGCGTGCCAGTACTGACCCGGCTGATCCCCTCGCCGGTGGTCGTCGACATCCGGGGCGGCGCCCTGGACGACCTGGCGGGGCTCCTCGCCGACCAGCGGATCTCCAGCTCCGGCAAGCTCGCCGTGGCGATCAGCGGCGGCTCCGGTGCCGCCTTGCGGGAACGGCTCTCCCCGGCGCTGCCCGGCGCCGACTGGTACCCGGTGGCGGACGGCACCATCGACTCCGCCGTCAAGCTCGCCGACGCCATGCGCGGCAAGCACTACGACGCGGTGGTGGGCCTCGGCGGCGGCAAGATCATCGACGCCGCCAAGTACGCCGCCGCCCGGGTCGGCCTGCCGATGGTCGCGGTGGCGACCAACCTGTCGCACGACGGCATCTGCTCGCCGGTCTCCATCCTCGACAACGACAACGGCCGCGGCTCCTACGGGGTGCCCACGCCGATCGCGCTCGTGGTCGACCTGGACGTGATCCGGCGGGCCCCGTCCCGGTTCGTCCGCTCCGGGATCGGCGACGCCATCTCCAACATCTCGGCCATCGCCGACTGGGAGCTGTCGCACCGGGAGACCGGCGAGCCGATCGACGGGCTCGCCGCCGCGATGGCCCGGGCGGCCGGCGAGTCGGTGCTGCGCCACCCCGGCGGCGCGGAGGACGACGGCTTCCTCACCACGCTCGCCGAGGGCCTGGTGCTCTCCGGCATCGCCATGTCGATCAGCGGTGACACCCGGCCCTCGTCCGGCGCCTGCCACGAGATCAGCCACGCCTTCGACCTGCTCTTCCCCAAGCGGTCGGCGCTCCACGGCGAGCAGGTCGGCCTCGGTGCCGCCTTCGCCATGCATCTGCGGGGGGCGGCCGAGGAGGCGGCCCAGATCGCCGAGGTGCTGCGCCGGCACCGGCTGCCGGTGCTCCCGGGCGAGATCGGCTTCTCCGACGAGGAGTTCGTCTCCGCGGTGGGCTTCGCCCCGCAGACCCGCCCCGGGCGCTACACCATCCTGGAACACCTCGACCTGGACACCGACGCGATCAGGGATGCGTACGCGGACTATGTCAAAGCCATCGGTAGCTGAACTGCGCCCGGTCGTCCACCCGGCCGGTGTCAAGGACCGGCGCAGCGGTGAACACTGGGCCGGGCGCATGTACATGCGGGAGATCTCGCTGCGGATCACCCGTCAGCTGGCGCGCACCCGGGTCACGCCCAACCAGCTGACCGGCCTGATGACCGTCTGCGGTGTGCTGGCCGCCCCGGCGCTGCTGGTGCCGGGGATCGGCGGCGCCGTGCTCGGGGTGCTGATGGTCCAGCTCTACCTGCTGCTCGACTGCGTCGACGGCGAGCTGGCGCGGTGGAAGAAGCAGTTCTCGCTCTCCGGGGTCTACCTGGACCGGGTCGGGGCCTATCTGTGCGACGCCGCGGTGCTGGTCGGCTTCGGCCTGCGCGCGGCCGACCTGTGGGGCTCCGGGCGGATCGACTGGCTGTGGGCCTTCCTCGGCACCCTCGCCGCCCTCGGCGCCATACTGATCAAGGCCGAGACCGACCTGGTCGGCGTCGCCCGGCACAACGGCGGGCTGCCGCCGGTGAAGGAGGCGGCGGCCGAGCCGCGTTCGTCCGGGATGGCGCTGGCCCGCAAGGCGGCCTCGGCGCTCAAGTTCCACCGGCTGGTGCTGGGCATCGAGGCGTCCTTGCTGATCCTGCTGCTGTCGGTCGCCGACACCGTCCGGGGCGGGCTGTTCTTCACCCGGCTCGGGGTCGCGGTGCTGGCCGCGATCGCGGTGCTGCAGACGCTGCTCCACCTGGTGTCCGTCCTCGTCTCCAGCAGGCTGCGGTGAGCGCGGCCGGCCTGCGGCTCGGCGCGGTGGTGCTCACCATGGGCGACCGCCCCGCCGAGCTGCGCGCGCTGCTGGAGTCGGTCGCCAAGCAGGACGGCGAACCGGTGGCCACCGTGGTGGTCGGCAACGGCACCCCGCTGCCCGAACTCCCGCCCGGCACCCGGACCGTGGAGCTCGCCGAGAACCTCGGCATCCCGGGCGGGCGCAACGTCGGCGTCGAGGCGTTCGGCACCGGCGGCGAGGAGGTCGACGCCGTCCTCTTCCTCGACGACGACGGCCTGCTGGCCCGCCAGGACACCGCGGAGCTGGTCCGGGCCGCCTTCGCCGCCGACCCCGGGCTGGGCATCATCAGCTTCCGCATCGTCGACCCGGTCAGCGGCACCACCCAGCGCCGGCACGTCCCCCGGCTGCGGGCCTCCGACCCGATGCGCTCCTCGCGGGTGACCACCTTCCTCGGCGGTGCCTGCGCGGTGCGCACCGCGGTGCTGCGGCAGGTCGGCGGGCTGCCGGACGAGTTCTTCTACGCCCACGAGGAGACCGACCTGGCCTGGCGGGCGCTGGACGCCGGGTGGTCCATCGAGTACCGGTCCGACCTGGTGCTGGAGCACCCGGCGACCCCGCCGAGCCGGCACGCGGTCTACCACCGGCTGGTGGCCCGCAACCGGGTGTGGCTGGCCCGGCGCAACCTGCCCGCCCCGCTGGTCCCGCTCTACCTGGGCACCTGGATCGCGCTGACGCTGGCCCGCCGCCCCGCCCCGGCGGCGCTGCGTGCCTGGCTGGGCGGGTTCAAGGAGGGCTGGGCCACCCCCTGCGGCCCGCGCCGCCCGATGAAGTGGCGTACGGTTTTCCGGCTGACCCGACTGGGCCGACCTCCCATCATCTGACAAGCTCGGATGGACAAGCATCGGGCGCAGCCGGGATCCCGCCCCGGCGACGCGTCATTGAGGACGAAAGTGTCAACTGTGAGCGATACCACCCACGAGGGCACGGTCGCCGTGAGCACCGCACCGGCGCCCTCGCCGGACGACGGCCTGAGTCCGGGCGAGCTGGCCGAGAAGTACGGCCTGTCGGTGAGCGGCGCCCGGCCCGGCCTTCCGGAGTACGTGCGCCAGTTGTGGGGCCGCCGGCACTTCATCGCCGCCTACTCGATGGCCAAGCTGAGCGCGCAGTTCACCAAGGCCCGGCTGGGCCAGTTGTGGAACGTGATGACGCCGCT belongs to Streptantibioticus cattleyicolor NRRL 8057 = DSM 46488 and includes:
- a CDS encoding CDP-alcohol phosphatidyltransferase family protein, with product MSKPSVAELRPVVHPAGVKDRRSGEHWAGRMYMREISLRITRQLARTRVTPNQLTGLMTVCGVLAAPALLVPGIGGAVLGVLMVQLYLLLDCVDGELARWKKQFSLSGVYLDRVGAYLCDAAVLVGFGLRAADLWGSGRIDWLWAFLGTLAALGAILIKAETDLVGVARHNGGLPPVKEAAAEPRSSGMALARKAASALKFHRLVLGIEASLLILLLSVADTVRGGLFFTRLGVAVLAAIAVLQTLLHLVSVLVSSRLR
- a CDS encoding iron-containing alcohol dehydrogenase family protein; translation: MPVLTRLIPSPVVVDIRGGALDDLAGLLADQRISSSGKLAVAISGGSGAALRERLSPALPGADWYPVADGTIDSAVKLADAMRGKHYDAVVGLGGGKIIDAAKYAAARVGLPMVAVATNLSHDGICSPVSILDNDNGRGSYGVPTPIALVVDLDVIRRAPSRFVRSGIGDAISNISAIADWELSHRETGEPIDGLAAAMARAAGESVLRHPGGAEDDGFLTTLAEGLVLSGIAMSISGDTRPSSGACHEISHAFDLLFPKRSALHGEQVGLGAAFAMHLRGAAEEAAQIAEVLRRHRLPVLPGEIGFSDEEFVSAVGFAPQTRPGRYTILEHLDLDTDAIRDAYADYVKAIGS
- a CDS encoding glycosyltransferase family 2 protein — translated: MRLGAVVLTMGDRPAELRALLESVAKQDGEPVATVVVGNGTPLPELPPGTRTVELAENLGIPGGRNVGVEAFGTGGEEVDAVLFLDDDGLLARQDTAELVRAAFAADPGLGIISFRIVDPVSGTTQRRHVPRLRASDPMRSSRVTTFLGGACAVRTAVLRQVGGLPDEFFYAHEETDLAWRALDAGWSIEYRSDLVLEHPATPPSRHAVYHRLVARNRVWLARRNLPAPLVPLYLGTWIALTLARRPAPAALRAWLGGFKEGWATPCGPRRPMKWRTVFRLTRLGRPPII